From a region of the Oryza sativa Japonica Group chromosome 6, ASM3414082v1 genome:
- the LOC107281232 gene encoding SKP1-like protein 5, giving the protein MAEEDINKMMSSDGEISSMAERAASLLRELRQLIEDGCAAAKPLAEMVEYCAKHAAGDEAEGKEEEVLDDGESSDDEEETDMLRLEASSMDVENMLSVAAQRTAELIKDKDKPPEPEPSPEPSPENDPFHGFHSLHSFTEHCYTD; this is encoded by the coding sequence ATGGCGGAAGAAGATATCAACAAGATGATGAGCTCCGACGGGGAGATATCATCAATggcagagagggcggcgagtcTGTTGCGGGAACTGCGGCAACTGATCGAGgacggctgcgccgccgccaaacCCCTCGCCGAGATGGTCGAGTACTGCGCCaagcacgccgccggcgacgaagctGAAGGCAAGGAAGAGGAGGTATTAGATGATGGCGAGTCCagcgacgatgaggaggagacggacaTGCTCAGGCTGGAGGCCAGCTCGATGGACGTGGAGAACATGCTCAGCGTGGCCGCGCAGCGCACGGCGGAGCTCATCAAGGACAAGGACAAGCCGCCGGAGCCAGAGCCGTCGCCGGAGCCATCGCCGGAGAACGACCCCTTCCACGGCTTTCACAGTTTGCATTCATTTACTGAGCACTGCTACAcggactaa